A portion of the Rhinopithecus roxellana isolate Shanxi Qingling chromosome 19, ASM756505v1, whole genome shotgun sequence genome contains these proteins:
- the KRT35 gene encoding keratin, type I cuticular Ha5, giving the protein MASKCLKAGFSSGSLKSPGGASGGSTRVSAMYSSSSCKLPSLSRGDRSFSACSAGVGRSSYRATSCLPTLCFPVGGFTTSYSVGGGWFGEGILTGNEKETMQSLNDRLASYLEKVRQLEQENASLESRIREWCEQQVPYMCPDYQSYFRTIEELQKKTLCSKAENARLVVEIDNAKLAADDFRTKYETEVSLRQLVESDINGLRRILDDLTLCKSDLEAQVESLKEELLCLKKNHEEEVNSLRCQLGDRLNVEVDAAPPVDLNRVLDEMRCQYETLVENNRRDAEDWFDTQTEELNQQVVSSSEQVQSCQAEIIELRRTVNTLEIELQAQHSMRDALESTLAETEARYTSQLAQMQCMITNVETQLAEIRADLERQNQEYQVLLDVRARLECEINTYQGLLESEDSKLPCNSCAPDYSPSKSCLPCLPAASCGPSAARLTCSPRPICVPCPGGRF; this is encoded by the exons ATGGCTTCCAAATGCCTCAAGGCGGGCTTCTCTTCTGGGTCTCTCAAGAGCCCAGGAGGGGCCAGTGGGGGCTCCACTCGTGTGTCTGCAATGTACTCCAGCAGCTCTTGCAAGCTCCCGAGTCTCTCCCGTGGGGACAGAAGTTTCTCTGCCTGCTCAGCGGGTGTGGGCAGAAGCAGCTACAGGGCTACCAGTTGCCTCCCTACTCTCTGCTTCCCCGTCGGAGGCTTCACTACCAGCTACAGCGTGGGTGGGGGCTGGTTTGGGGAGGGCATCCTCACTGGCAATGAGAAGGAGACCATGCAATCCCTGAACGACCGCTTGGCCAGCTACCTGGAGAAGGTGCGtcagctggagcaggagaatgcCAGCCTGGAGAGCCGTATCCGTGAGTGGTGTGAGCAGCAGGTCCCCTACATGTGCCCCGACTACCAGTCCTACTTCCGGACCATTGAGGAACTCCAGAAGAAG ACCCTGTGCAGCAAGGCTGAGAACGCCAGGCTGGTGGTGGAGATTGACAATGCCAAATTGGCCGCAGATGACTTCAGGACCAA GTATGAGACGGAGGTGTCCCTGCGGCAGCTGGTGGAGTCGGACATCAACGGCCTGCGCAGGATCCTGGATGACCTGACCCTGTGCAAGTCTGACCTGGAGGCCCAGGTAGAGTCCCTGAAGGAGGAGCTGCTCTGCCTGAAAAAGAACCATGAGGAG GAAGTGAACTCACTGCGCTGCCAGCTTGGTGACCGGCTCAATGTTGAGGTGGACGCTGCCCCACCTGTTGACCTGAACCGAGTTCTGGATGAGATGAGGTGCCAGTACGAAACCCTGGTGGAGAATAACCGCCGGGATGCTGAAGACTGGTTTGACACCCAG ACTGAGGAGCTGAACCAGCAGGTGGTTTCCAGCTCAGAGCAGGTGCAGTCCTGCCAGGCAGAGATCATCGAGCTGAGACGGACAGTCAACACCCTAGAGATTGAGCTGCAGGCCCAGCACAGCATG AGAGATGCTTTGGAATCCACCCTGGCAGAGACAGAGGCCCGCTACACCTCTCAACTGGCCCAGATGCAGTGCATGATTACCAACGTGGAGACCCAGCTGGCCGAGATCCGGGCTGACCTGGAGCGGCAGAACCAGGAGTACCAGGTGCTGCTGGACGTCCGGGCCCGGCTAGAGTGTGAGATcaacacataccagggcctgcTGGAGAGTGAGGACAGCAA gctCCCCTGTAACTCATGTGCACCTGACTACTCACCCTCCAAGTCATGCCTTCCCTGTCTTCCTGCAGCCTCCTGCGGTCCTAGTGCAGCCCGCCTAACCTGCAGCCCCCGCCCCATTTGTGTGCCCTGCCCAGGGGGCCGGTTCTGA
- the KRT32 gene encoding keratin, type I cuticular Ha2, giving the protein MTSACCVTNNLQASLKSCPRPASICSSSVNCRPELCLGYVCQPMACLPSVCMPTTFRPASCLSKTYLSSSRLAASGISSSTGPGSWYREGAFNGNEKETLQFLNERLASYLTRVRQLEQENAELESRIQEASHSQVLTMTPDYQSHFRTIEELQQKILCTKAENARMVVNIDNAKLAADDFRAKYEAELAMRQLVEADINGLRRILDDLTLCKADLEAQVESLKEELMCLKKNHEEEVGSLRCQLGDRLNIEVDAAPPVDLTRVLEEMRCQYETMVEANRRDVEEWFNMQMEELNQQVATSSEQLQNYQSDIIDLRRTVNTLEIELQAQHSLRDSLENTLTESEARYSSQLAQMQYMITNVEAQLAEIRADLERQNQEYQVLLDVRARLESEINTYRSLLESEDSKLPCNPCSTPSCTPCVPSPCVPRTVCVPRIVGVPCSPCPQGRY; this is encoded by the exons ATGACATCCGCCTGCTGTGTCACCAACAACTTGCAAGCCTCTCTCAAGAGCTGCCCCCGGCCTGCCTCGATCTGTTCTAGCAGCGTGAACTGCCGGCCTGAGCTGTGCCTGGGTTATGTCTGCCAGCCCATGGCATGCCTGCCTTCTGTCTGCATGCCCACCACCTTCCGGCCAGCCAGCTGCCTCTCCAAAACCTATCTATCCAGTTCCCGCCTGGCAGCCAGTGGCATCTCCAGCTCCACGGGCCCCGGCAGCTGGTACCGCGAAGGGGCTTTCAACGGCAATGAGAAGGAAACCTTGCAGTTCCTGAATGAGCGCCTGGCCAGCTACCTGACCAGGGTGCGgcagctggagcaggagaatgcAGAGCTGGAGAGCAGGATCCAAGAGGCCTCTCACTCCCAGGTGCTCACCATGACTCCTGACTACCAGTCTCATTTCAGGACCATTGAGGAGCTCCAGCAGAAG ATTCTGTGTACCAAGGCAGAGAACGCCAGGATGGTCGTGAACATTGATAACGCCAAACTGGCTGCTGATGACTTCAGGGCAAA GTATGAGGCGGAGCTGGCCATGCGGCAGCTAGTGGAGGCCGACATCAATGGCCTGCGCAGGATCCTGGATGATCTCACTCTGTGCAAGGCTGACCTGGAGGCCCAGGTGGAGTCCCTGAAGGAGGAGCTGATGTGCCTCAAAAAGAACCATGAGGAG GAAGTCGGGTCCCTTCGATGCCAGCTTGGGGACCGCCTTAACATCGAGGTGGATGCCGCACCCCCGGTGGACCTGACTAGGGTGCTGGAGGAGATGCGGTGTCAGTACGAGACCATGGTGGAGGCCAACCGCAGGGATGTCGAGGAATGGTTCAATATGCAG ATGGAGGAGCTTAACCAGCAGGTGGCTACAAGCTCTGAGCAGCTTCAGAACTACCAGTCAGACATTATTGACCTGAGACGCACGGTCAACACGCTGGAGATCGAGCTGCAGGCTCAGCACAGCCTG AGGGACTCGCTGGAAAACACGCTGACAGAGAGCGAGGCCCGCTACAGCTCCCAGCTGGCCCAGATGCAGTACATGATCACCAACGTGGAGGCCCAGCTGGCCGAGATCCGGGCTGACCTGGAGCGGCAGAACCAGGAGTACCAGGTGCTGCTGGACGTCCGGGCCCGGCTGGAGAGTGAGATCAACACTTACCGGAGCCTGCTGGAGAGCGAGGACAGCAA GCTGCCCTGTAACCCGTGCTCCACTCCTTCCTGCACCCCGTGTGTGCCCTCCCCATGTGTGCCCCGCACCGTCTGTGTGCCACGCATCGTCGGCGTGCCTTGCTCACCCTGCCCCCAGGGCCGCTACTGA
- the KRT36 gene encoding keratin, type I cuticular Ha6, protein MATQTCTPTFSTGSVKGLCGTAGGISRVSYIRSVGACRVPSLAGAAGYISSARSGLSGLGSCLPGSYLSSGCHSSGFVGSGGWFCEGSFNGSEKETMQFLNDRLANYLEKVRQLERENAELENRIREWYESQIPYICPDYQSYFKTIEDFQQKILLTKSENARLVLQIDNAKLAADDFRTKYETELSLRQLVEADINGLRRILDELTLCKADLEAQVESLKEELMCLKKNHEEEVSVLRCQLGDRLNVEVDAAPPVDLNKILEDMRCQYEALVENNRRDVEAWFNTQTEELNQQVVSSSEQLQCCQTEIIELRRRVNTLEIELQAQHSMRNSLESTLAETEARYSSQLAQMQCLISNVEAQLSEIRCDLERQNQEYQVLLDVKARLEGEIATYRRLLEGEDCKLPPPPCAMACKPAIRVPSVPPVPCAPAVPCTSAPQVGTQIRTITEEIRDGKVISSREHVQSRPL, encoded by the exons ATGGCCACCCAGACCTGCACCCCGACCTTCTCCACTGGGTCTGTCAAGGGCCTCTGTGGCACAGCAGGCGGCATCTCTCGGGTGTCTTACATCCGCTCTGTGGGCGCCTGCAGGGTCCCCAGTCTCGCCGGTGCCGCGGGGTACATCTCTTCTGCTAGGTCGGGCCTCTCTGGCCTTGGGAGTTGCTTGCCTGGCTCTTACCTGTCTTCTGGGTGCCACTCCTCTGGCTTTGTGGGGAGCGGGGGCTGGTTCTGCGAGGGCTCCTTCAATGGCAGCGAGAAGGAGACCATGCAGTTCCTGAATGACCGCCTGGCCAACTACCTGGAGAAGGTGCGTCAGCTGGAGCGGGAGAACGCGGAGCTGGAGAACCGCATCCGGGAGTGGTACGAGTCTCAGATCCCATACATCTGCCCAGACTACCAGTCCTACTTCAAgaccattgaagatttccagcaGAAG ATCCTGCTGACTAAGTCTGAGAATGCCAGGCTGGTCCTGCAGATTGATAATGCCAAGCTGGCCGCTGACGACTTCCGGACCAA GTACGAGACAGAGCTGTCCCTGCGGCAGCTAGTGGAGGCCGACATCAACGGCCTGCGTAGGATCCTGGATGAGCTGACCCTGTGCAAGGCTGACCTGGAGGCTCAGGTGGAGTCCCTGAAGGAGGAGCTGATGTGCCTCAAGAAGAACCACGAGGAG GAAGTCAGTGTGCTCCGTTGTCAACTTGGGGATCGACTGAATGTGGAGGTGGACGCTGCTCCCCCAGTGGATCTCAACAAGATCCTGGAGGATATGAGATGCCAGTACGAGGCACTGGTGGAGAATAACCGCAGAGATGTGGAGGCCTGGTTCAACACCCAG ACCGAGGAGCTGAACCAGCAGGTGGTGTCCAGCTCGGAGCAGCTGCAGTGCTGCCAGACGGAGATCATCGAGCTGAGACGCAGGGTCAACACCCTGGAGATTGAGCTGCAGGCCCAGCACAGCATG AGGAATTCCTTGGAATCCACCCTGGCGGAAACTGAGGCCCGCTACAGCTCCCAGCTGGCCCAGATGCAGTGCCTGATCAGCAACGTGGAGGCCCAGCTGTCTGAGATCCGCTGCGACCTGGAGCGGCAGAACCAGGAGTACCAGGTGCTACTGGACGTCAAGGCCCGGCTGGAGGGCGAGATCGCTACCTACCGCCGCCTGCTGGAGGGAGAGGACTGCAA GCTTCCTCCCCCACCTTGTGCCATGGCATGCAAGCCTGCTATTAGAGTTCCTTCTGTCCCCCCGGTGCCCTGTGCCCCTGCTGTGCCCTGCACCTCGGCTCCCCAGGTTGGCACTCAGATTCGCACCATCACCGAGGAGATCAGAGACGGGAAAGTCATCTCCTCCAGGGAGCACGTGCAGTCCCGCCCGCTGTGA